The genomic DNA AAACTgccaaaatatcaaaactGTAAATATGTGTGAAGAGATCTatcgaagaaaacaaaacgcCATGCGTGTCATTTTCGGTACCCATGTGGCTACCGAAATTATTAAATCTTCGATTTACTTCTTTTTCGAAGCtccatttggaaaaagtaTCTGTCTGTAGTTCAGCTAGTGGTAATATTCTAGATGGAGAATAGTTTAAACAAgcattcaaaaacttctcaacatttgttttgtttatggACACCATACGAAACAATTCTTTaacaatagaaaatatttgacTAAATTGCGAGTAAGTTTGCTCTATTGTAAATAATTGGCGTGTGCTTCCCAAGTTGAGGAGACAGCTATCCAAGGTAGATAATAATTCAATACAATGCAATGTAAAATAGTCGAAAAACTCcggaaaaaggaaaaagtcTTTATAGGTCACGATATATTCATCTTTCAGTGCTATATCAAACGATGATTCTCGCTTTTTGGTAGCATTAAGAAGACTTTCTAGTTGAAGAACATTCAGCCTTCTCAATACACTCATCATAGTATCACTATCATGATATTCACCGATGAGAAGAGAAATAAACTTTTGGCCCAAGTTCGCTTGATTTTGAGCAACTGCATGAGGTGAAGAATGAGGTGAAGAATGAGGTAAAGAGTGAGGTGAAGAATGAGGAGGCTTGttaaacattttttttaaacctTTGGATCCATTCTTCTGTTCTACCCTCGGAGTTGGTTTGTAGTTTCCAGTTCTACCACTTTCATAAAATATGTCTGCATCCATATCGTAGTAATAGTCCCAAATATCTATTTGGTACCGGAAAATCGGATTCGCGGTCCCAATTATTGCAAAAGATCCAAGAAAATCGATATTTGACGTTAAATACGCTCGTAAGCCATCAACAAGCGATATATCCATGAAAGGAAATACCAACATTGCGCTTCCTTTGAAATATGGCTGCGAGTCACCAGCATAAGTAGCGGTTATATTAGCCAATGATAGAATGAAAGCACAAAGATCTTCTTTATTCAGTTTAGTTGAGTTGATAACTAACTTCCACTTGTTAGATTTTGAGCCGGCTTTAAGAAGATAGGGGATGAATTTGTTCAGAAATCTTAAAACTACTGCATGGTAATCATTCTCAATATAGATAGGATTGCTCTTCACCATGTTGAACTGTAACGGAATTTTTAACACATATAACGGGAGTGTCGTGGGCTTAAACTTCGTAAAATGATATTGAACGAACTGGTCATCAAATGTTATGATGTTACCGTATCTGTCGTTGGTGTTGGATCCACCTATGTGAAACAGTCTCTTTAGGGTGGAGTCAAGATCCATGAATATTCTAGCTATGACAGATTCGTCACAAACGGAATGTAACACATCTTGCGTACTTGCTTTGGAGTGTATCTTATTAATTAAAGAGAGATCGATACTGTTCAGCATTTCGAAACAATCGATGAGTAAGCCTAAAGAAACAGCTTGGGACGATGCTGTCATGTACAGATCTAGTATAGATACCAGAATGCTTTTAAATGCGAAGAAGGTTTTCAGTGGTGTGCCGATGGCAATCGATTTAATGACAGCTCCTCGATCGTTTGAGGTATCCAGAACAGCGTTGGCCACATTAATGAAGAACAAAGTGTCGTTGTTTATCATTTCCTGGTTGTTATAGGACTTTTGGGATTCTAATGTATCGTCTTCTATAACAATGGTGtgtcttttgttcttctcatcataattattttcaacatcgTAATAACTTCTACTATGTGACTGGTCACGTTGATGTGGGTTCAAACGGGTGTCTTTCGGTACCGGAAAAAGTTGGTAACATTGAGTAGACCTGTTATAGTAAAGAGTAAATGTTGTAAGGTCTGGCTTACCAGGGTTTTGTTCTATACTGCTCGGGATCATAAGACTTGCCAAGTTTGTAGACACCGACGTATAGCCATTAGATTCTCTATACAATGACTGCCTAAATCCTGGAATACTTTTTGGATACTGATATTTCACTATAGGGCCCAGCTTATTATGAAATTCTGCGGATATTATATAGCTTACGTTCGGCACCTCAAGTGGGAATGCTTCACTTTCTGCCCCAAAGCTGCTACTAGAGTTATTTATTTCTCTATGCAACATCCGGTAGCCAACAATGTTTGGGTAGTGAAGGATTTAACGATGAATGTTTGACTTTAGTGTATCTAGCTTGCCTTTTAAAAGTAGAGCCACTATTCTTGaacgaatttttttctgtttacATTTAAATTCAGTcaaatcaaattttttcacttaGTCAAATCCGAAGTCCAGGCTACGAACGTATCGTAAGTGTTTGAGATAAAGCAGCACTCAAATAAAATCTGAGATGCATCCGGTAAAAGAAGCCCAAAAAAGGCGAAAAAACGTGCTTGTGCAAAATAAGTCTGTGCAAAATACGTAAGGCTcttgaataataaaaactttATAATCCTCTATCAAATTACGTACTTGGTCGTATTAcctttgttttatttacagAGCAGAAAGAGTTTCAAAGATGTAGAAAACAGCTGCATTGGCTGGCACAGCTCTAAAGAGTGTTATACCCAACCCTCTATAAAACCCTTTTATACCAAACTTGGCGTATATATTCTTCACCGCATTGGTAAGGCTTATATGCTCTGTTTGCATTATTGACTTCACCGTATCTGCAGGGAAAATACTAGCGTTGAATGCCAAACCAGCACTCCCTCCACTAACGAGAAGTTCCCATATCttattttcgtttcttttcgGGTCATCAAGAGTATGCCTGTCTTTCAAAGACTGTTTCATTAGTTCATAGGTCGCAAACCAGGCGATACCTCCAAGACTCTCTCGAATAAAAGTCCCCGATTGTCCTTGCCACAATCCTGTTACACCTCTCTCGCTTACGATCGCCTTTATTGTAGGCAGAACCTTTGTATGCTTCACTTTAGTAGAGGTACTCTGTAAGTTGGCAACTTGCAGTTTACATTTTACCAATTCTACAGGTGTCAGTACCAGGCTTGCACACGAGCCCGCCACTCCACCAGAGATTAATATCTCTCCTAACGGAGAAACGTTTGTGTGCTTCTCTAAAAGCTTGTGACATTGGTTATATGAAACGAACAACATGGCGTTCTCTAGGGATGCCCCCACCAGAGGCGAAGCAATCCCTTGGAAGAATCCTCGCGCTATACCCTCATGCTGGTAAGTGTATTTTATGCACGACCAAGTCGTTGGAAAGACACTTGACGCTTGTGTTTGCAACCTGACTTTCACAGTATCGAATGGAAATTCGATTACTTTACCACATGCACCTGCGATGGAACCATTTACTATATCGCGAATGGCACCTTCTAACCAACCTTTGTTTCCACTGTCGTCCATTTGTTATCGGCTTTCAAAGAGTTTACTTCACTGgtgggaagaaaaaaacgtcACTTATGAGAAAATGCATGTTCTTAGGATCTGAGACACGTTAACTGTAGCAGTTTTATACTTATATGAACGGATCGACACCAAAACAGACGTGTTATTCATTGCTGGCGATTGTCCACGCTGCGGCCACAGCCGAAAAACTGTGTCACATTTCTCGAGACTATAGTGAGTCATGATGCGTAACTGAAAAGGGCCATAGTCAAAACCAGAGCAGTGTACCAGCAAGGCCTGGTACTTTTCATGGTATATGCCTTCGAGTTGATTCACTAACCGAGCTGTTATTGTAGTCCATCAAGAATGGTACGATATATATTGCTGTAGTTAAGTATGCTTGGattggaaaaagaagttCCTTAGGAAAATTAGTTGTAATGAACCAGTTGCCGATGAAGAGTAATATCTTATACGCTCAGCCATCACATGGACATCTCGCGTTTGTCCTGGACACTATCTGATACActtatacaaaaaaagaggcaCTAGGTATTCCAAAGAACAATATATTTCAACATTTAACATCCGTGATAGTTTAATGGTCAGAATGGGCGCTTGTCGCGTGCCAGATCGGGGTTCAATTCCCCGTCGcggagattttttttgaacccTTTCACTAATGAAATAGTGAAGAGTGAGAGAGTTACTATTAGAGCTTACGATATATCTTTTATAAAATAACATTGTGATCCTATGTACATGTCTAAGACcgattgttttttttgttttttttacctaGAGACTACTCTTATTCAGGTTTTGAATCAGTTTTATGATTTCTGAAAGATCTTCTATAGAGACATCTACTAAATCTTTGTTCTCGAGCACTAGATGGCCATTCACATGATTTTTGAGCAATACTGTCAGGCAACCAGCAGATCTACCAGATTTCATGTCATCGTACGAATCGCCCACCATGATCATTTCAGAGGGACTTAGGTTCAGCTTGGAGGCAATATGCTGTAATGGATCGGGCTGAGGTTTCGTGGGCTTGAAATCTCTTGTTATAATATGGTCGAACTTGGAAAACTCCTGTGGGATGAACCTTGCAACGAAAGTCTCCACTGGAGCACCGACGTTTCTAGTACATATATTCTTACTAATACCATTGGTTGTCAGATACTTCATCAAATCAATCAGGGAGGGTTGTGGTTGCATCTGGTTCATGGCTTTGGCTTCAACTACTTCTATTTGATTACACGcttctttcctttccttCTCTGTGGGCAGCGTTTCAATGAAGTGAAGAATATCGATCGATTTGTCGTGCAACCCTATGGCGTTTCTCATCGCAGGGAACATCCATGGTTGAGGCAGACACAACGTACCATCCATATCGAATACAACTGCTTTGATGTGCCTTAATGCTTCTAGTCCTTGCAACTTGGTCATTATTTTCTGCTGCTCTTGGAAAAACCTTaggtatatatatcttAGTGATTGGTTCCACTTATCGCAGTTGGCGGCAATTTAAATTAAACGCAGTAGACTCCAACACCCTGCAATTTCGTTACAAGATATATATGGCAtttgggttttttttcattttcttaacactttttctctttctcgCGTTCATAGTCAGGGTTTCAGAGAAAGGGGACCTCTTTAGGATTAAATGAAAGAACCAGCATAGCCTAGTCTTCAGCAAGTTCCTCTTATCATCGAGATACTTGGGCCCTAAAGAGTAACTgctgcttttttttatcagatagtttttcaaaagtttttctttttcctctgGACAATGGCGTCGGCTGTACCTTATGATCCATATGATGATCTGGATAACAATCCATTTGCTGAACCACAGGAAGATCACCAGCCAATTGCAGCAACCGCTGATGGATCTTCCTCTATGAAAGAAGAGCAAGCAAGTGCTGAAGAAGCCACTGTTTCTGACCAGGCTACCAGTGTGGTCAACAGTGCTCAAGAGGAACTGGgcggaaaagaaaattcaacACTGTCAAAACCAGTTACCAAACGAGACGGAGATAACCCTATACTGGCACAACCCCTTCAACGTGATATACTTCCTGAAAGAAATgacgaaaagaaaaaatacacTATGCTTGTCAAAGTATCAGGGCTGGAACGCTTCGGATCTACCACTGGTAAGAAAGATAATCCAACTATCGTATTTGACTGCTCAACAAACCTACCCACATTTCgcaaaaaacaatataaGAAcgtcaaaaaatcatacgaagaatttcatcaactgttcaaatatttaaatgCTGCTATACAAGAATCCTTTGTTCCCACCCTTCCTCCCGCATACACATCATTTGGTATTAATAgcgaagaagataaaactAAAGTTTCACGGAATTTCCAGCTCTGGTTCAACAGAGTATCACAAGACCCGCTGATTCTTCGGAATGAAGAAGTGGCTTTTTTCATCGAAAGCGACTTCGGTACGTACACTCCCATCAACAAGTACAAATCACTTGCATCAGGGTTGAGgagaaaaactttaaaGCAGTTGGCACCTCCTTATGATGAAACCACAGAACTAGCAGAGTTCCGGCCATTAGTCAAATCTATATATGTTGTCTCTCaaaatttgcaagaaaAACTGCTAAAGGTTTCAAGGAACCGTAAAATAATGGTTCAGGAAGAAAATGCATTTGGCCAGGACTTCGGTAATTTGGATGAACACAACAAACTATACAAGAGATACGGTAAGATTTTGACTGCTGTGGGTGATATTGATAGCATTATAGCCACTATGGATATGGCGACATTTTACGATGGTTTGGAATGGGTTGTTAGAGATAGCTATGTCGTGAAAGAGGCATTGACTAACAGACATTTTATCATGCGAAATCTAAACCAAGCACAACAGAATTCAAAGGCTAAACAGGAACAAGCTCGCAGATTCAGGTCCAGAAGAGACATTAATCCCATGAAAATCGATGAAGCACTACGCCAGTTGAAAACAGCAACCAAGGATGAACAAGTTTTGACTTTAAAGCTTCAGCGGATTACATCCAACATGCTTATTGAGAGGAAGCAATGGCTCGCCTGGTACGAGGAATGGATAAGAAATTCTATTAAAGAATTTACACTGCGGAAAATAGAATACGAAAGGAAGAAGCTAACGTTACTGGAACGAGTCCGCTCCGATATCAGGAAGGCTGACGAGAACGGTGGTTTATCACGTCTGGGACGCCAGGCTGTTTCTGCCAACAGCACCGATACTTCTCAGACTGTCAAGGGCGACAGTTGGACTGGAGAGAGTAATCGTAAAAGTCAAATCCCGATCAATAAGATTGCTCATACCGAATTTGACAATGAACTGTTCACAGAAGACGATGGATGTGCCTCCCAAGACTCTGACACTACATCGCTGAACGCTCGTCATGCTGCATCGCTGTTGGGTATGTCTACTAAATAGCGtaactatatatatgtataaatagatatatatatatataaatgtagAAATTTTCAAGACTTGCCTTGTCCCAAAGGTACTTGCGACCGGGTAAAGCGGCGTGCTGcaattttaaaatttttttttcaaatttcacctagaaaaattttttatcctCATCTTCCTTTATTGAACTTTAATCGCTTGCTTAATCTGTACtcattgttttatttacaATTGTTATTTCGTTCGGTTCTCAAGGAAAAGCAGACCACGCACCCAAGAATTTCTAGTATTAGTTAAAAATGGTTGCTTTCACTGTTGACCAAATGCGTTCTTTAATGGACAAAGTTACCAATGTGCGTAACATGTCCGTTATTGCTCACGTCGATCATGGTAAGTCCACTTTGACCGATTCCTTGGTCCAAAGAGCCGGTATCATTTCCGCTGCTAAGGCCGGTGAAGCTCGTTTCACCGATACCAGAAAGgatgaacaagaaagaggTATCACTATCAAGTCCACTGCCATCTCCTTATACTCTGAAATGTCCGACGAAGATGTCAAGGAAATCAAGCAAAAGACCGACGGTAACTCCTTCTTGATCAACTTGATCGATTCCCCAGGTCACGTCGATTTCTCCTCTGAAGTCACTGCCGCTTTGCGTGTCACCGATGGTGCTTTGGTTGTCGTCGACACCATCGAAGGTGTCTGTGTTCAAACCGAAACCGTTTTGAGACAAGCCTTGGGTGAAAGAATTAAGcctgttgttgttatcaACAAGGTTGACAGAGCTTTGTTGGAATTGCAAGTTTCCAAGGAAGATTTATACCAAACTTTTGCCAGAACTGTTGAATCCGTTAACGTCATCGTCTCCACCTACGCCGATGAAATTTTGGGTGACGTCCAAGTCTACCCAGCCAAGGGTACCGTTGCCTTCGGTTCCGGTTTGCACGGTTGGGCTTTCACCATCCGTCAATTCGCCACCAGATACGCCAAGAAGTTCGGTGTCGATCAATCCAAGATGATGGAAAGATTGTGGGGTGACTCTTTCTTCAACCCAAAGACCAAGAAGTGGACCAACAAGGACACTGATGCCGATGGTAAGCCATTGGAAAGAGCTTTCAACATGTTCATCTTGGACCCAATCTTCAGATTATTCACTGCCATCATGAACttcaagaaggaagaaattcCAGTCTTGCTAGAAAAGTTGGAAATCATCTTGAAGGGTGACGAAAAGGACTTGGAAGGTAAGGCCTTATTGAAGGTTGTTATGAGAAAGTTCTTGCCAGCTGCTGACGCTTTGTTGGAAATGATCATCTTACACTTGCCATCTCCAGTCACTGCTCAAGCTTACAGAGCCGAACAATTATACGAAGGTCCAGCTGACGATGCCAGTTGTATTGCCATCAAGAACTGTGATCCAAAGGCTGACTTGATGTTGTACGTCTCCAAGATGGTGCCAACCTCTGATAAGGGTAGATTCTACGCTTTCGGTAGAGTTTTTGCCGGTACTGTTAAGTCCGGTCAAAAGGTCAGAATCCAAGGTCCAAACTACGTTCCAGGTAAGAAGGACGATTTGTTCATCAAGGCCATCCAAAGAGTTGTTTTGATGATGGGTAGATTCGTCGAACCAATCGATGACTGTCCAGCCGGTAACATTATCGGTTTAGTCGGTATCGAtcaatttttgttgaagacCGGTACTTTGACCACCAACGAAACCTCTCACAACATGAAGGTCATGAAATTCTCCGTCTCTCCAGTTGTGCAAGTCGCTGTCGAAGTTAAGAACGCCAACGACTTGCCAAAATTGGTCGAAGGTTTGAAGAGATTGTCCAAGTCCGATCCATGTGTCTTGACTTACATGTCCGAATCCGGTGAACATATCGTTGCTGGTACCGGTGAATTACATTTGGAAATTTGTTTGCAAGATTTGGAACAAGACCACGCCGGTGTTCCATTGAAGATTTCTCCACCAGTCGTCGCTTACAGAGAAACTGTCGAAACCGAATCTTCCCAAACCGCTTTGTCTAAGTCTCCAAACAAGCATAACAGAATTTACTTGAAGGCTGAACcaatcgaagaagaagtttcTTTGGCTATCGAAAACGGTGTCATCAACCCAAGAGATGATTTCAAGGCCAGAGCTAGAGTCATGGCTGATGAATTCGGCTGGGACGTCACTGACGCCAGAAAGATCTGGTGTTTCGGTCCAGACGGTAACGGTCCAAATTTGGTTGTCGACCAAACTAAGGCTGTCCAATACTTGCACGAAATCAAGGATTCCGTTGTTGCTGCTTTCCAATGGGCTACCAAGGAAGGTCCAATTTTCGGTGAAGAAATGAGATCCGTCAGAGTTAACATCTTGGATGTCACCTTACATGCCGATGCTATCCACAGAGGTGGTGGTCAAATCATCCCAACCATGAGAAGAGCTACCTACGCCGGTTTCTTGTTGGCTGAACCAAAGATTCAAGAACCAGTTTTCTTGGTCGAAATTCAATGTCCAGAACAAGCTGTCGGTGGTATCTACTCCGTCTTAAACAAGAAGAGAGGTCAAGTCGTCTCTGAAGAACAAAGACCAGGTACTCCATTGTTTACCGTCAAGGCTTACTTGCCAGTCAACGAATCTTTCGGTTTCACTGGTGAATTGAGACAAGCCACTGGTGGTCAAGCTTTCCCACAAATGGTCTTCGACCATTGGGCCACYTTGGGTTCCGACCCATTGGACCCAACCTCCAAGGCTGGTGAAATTGTTCTCGCTGCTCGTAAGAGACACGGTATGAAGGAAGAAGTTCCAGGCTGGCAAGAATATTACGACAAGTTATAAGAAGCTTGAATAAGAAGAATGTGAGTTTGACCAAATAATCCTTACAGTATAAAATTTCTCTTACTCTTTTTTcccttcaaaaatttgtcGTAATACATATAATAAGGTagtatacatatatattattcttttataCATCTTTGTCATATAGTTATATTCCGAATGTCACAATCGAATCTGATCcatcataaaaaaaaaatggatttctttttcatttcctttCTGTCTGTGCTCCTCTCCTCTCAAGTTAGAAGTATTGTAGAGAACGACCACATCTCCTTGGGTCACATGATTCACCAGGCTAACTCACTCTTGCGGTGTATAACACTGGCGAAACGTTCGAGAAGATCAATTTCAGGGTCTCATTACACACCTGACGTTACTGGAGCGtaatattacgtatatCTGACCAGGACCTAGTTCATAGTTTTTGGCCCGAGCCATTAGCAGAAAAGGAGAGGGGGGCCGGCTTCCGCGGCTATAGTGGGCGTACCCCGCCGCATGTAGGCATTTCTATAATTAGAGCGAAAAGGGAAAGAGGGAAAATCCTAAGTGAGGAGACGCAGCCCCATCGGGCTAAAACTCCCTCAACCGGAGGGGCAAACAAAGCGTATATCTTATTATGGCCGATGCTTGGCTTAGAGGCAAGCCTACCGAGAAACCTGAGCCCCTGCAGATGAAATAAAGAGGCAATTACTCTTCCGGTTTACTTGCCTCACCCTCCATTGGGGAAAATAGCTTTTCGAAGAAACGTCGAGATTGAAGACTATCgtcgtttcttttccatttaaatataaagaatattCTCTGAAACGATACTAGAGAATTCAGAACTTGGATTGCGTTTGGGTCTTTAACGTACAAATAGACTAGTATGTAATAGTGGTATACAAAAGTACTTACAAGACAATAAACAAGCAAGTGCGAAAGCTAAGAATAGCACATAAAATTAATACGTTTTCAACCATACCTTATAACACAGACTACGTAACACAAATAAAAGCAGAATcgaaaaagcaaaacacGATGTTTAACATAAATTTGCTTTCAACGCCTTCTTCTAGAGAACCTTCTCCTCAAGGCGACTCGTCCCCAACGTCTTCTGTAAAATGTAAGAGGGATAGAGACACTTTTTCCAGCTCACAGAACGAATTCGACGGCAAAGTGTTTGGagtttctttggaagattCCCTGCGAGTCGCCCACGAAGAGGTGGCCATCGAACAAAACATTCACGAATCTGAGTTCATTCCGATATTAATAGCGAAAAACGGGcaatatttgaaagaaaatgcatTAGACACAATCGGGATTTTCCGTATCGCAGGTAGCAATAAACGTGTTAAAGAACTGCAAAGTATATATTCCAAACCATCTGATTTCGGCCGAAATTTTGAAGGCTGGAGTGATTTCAATGTCCACGATATCGCAACTGTATTAAAAAGATACCTGAACGCATTAAGTGAACCTTTAGTTCCATTAGCATTATACGATGTCTTCAGAAATCCAATTCTGCAAAACCCCCAAATAGACGAAgggaagaaagaaatcatcGAGGACTACAAAGACATCTACATGCTCTTACCACAACCAAACAGACACCTAATACTATATTTAGTTGGGTTGCTGAGTTTGTTTGCgaaaaacgaaaagaaaaacttaaTGCCTGCAAGCAATTTAGCGGCCATTGTTCAGCCATCAATACTTTCTCATCCCAAACACGAAATGGACCCAAGGGAGTATGAAGTCTCCAGGATGGTCATCGAGTTCCTCATCACGCACGCTTCCGACATAATACCAAATGAAGCAAAGTCAAACAAAAACGCCAGCCCCAATTCAGGAATGGTGGCGAAGTTTAGCAACGTAGTTGTTCCTGAAATGGCCATTGACTCCGATGACGAAGAGCCCCCAATGCCTTCAATAGATAACCACATGCTGCCGAAGTCACGTGCGCACTCCGACTCGAACAATTTCATCCTGCAGCCTGCCGTATCCTGCAGCCCCACCGACCTCGACAAGAACGGCCTCTCTGTACCAAGAACATACAAGGGAAGAACCCTGAGTGCAGAATCCCTTTCGCCCAAACTCGGCAAATTGCTTGGCGGCCGCAGCAGCAATAACGACCCCAGGGAGAGGAGTCCCAGAAGCGAAAACAAGACCAAGAACAAACAGCATAGGCAGTCGTGGTTAAGAAGACTCACCAGCCCTTCTAGAACGGTCCCTTAGTCGTTCTCACCACTGTAATAGGCTAGCTGCTGCCGAAAATCGGCAAAGAGGTTGCCCCGCCCGGAGGCCCTTTTGCGACACTCGGCGGGTCCGGCGAGCAATCTCGGTCCGCGTCTCGGCGAGGGGGGCATGACACGGGCCCTTCTGGTTGGTCAGTCGATATTTTCTGTAGTTTCCATTGTGCGGTTAAGATAATATATAAGTTATTGGAAAGCTCATAGGTCCCTTATTGTATGTCTTTACAACTCGGCTTCTCATCACAATCATCATCAGAAAACCCCTCTTATTTAAGTTTTCTTCCTcacttatttatttattattcatattatttacatatatattccAAGTGTATGACTCCATCACAAATCCCTTATTCGTACTAGAACTAACTCGGTGAGAATACGCACAGCAGCATTAGCAGGAGCGAATAACATATTACTATAAcagataataataatgttGAGAAACACTTTTTTAAGAAACACCTCGAGAAGGTTTTTGTCTACCGTCAAGCAACCTTCCATCGGAAGATACACTGGTAAGCCAGATCCTTCCACGGGAAGATACACAGTCTCATTCATCGAAGGTGATGGTATCGGTCCagaaatttctaaatcagtgaaaaaaatctttagTGCAGCAGACGTTCCCATAAATTGGGAGTTTTGTGATGTAAGCCCCATCTTCGTGAACGGGTTAACTACCATCCCAGATCCTGCCGTACAATCTATCACCAAGAATTTAGTTGCTTTGAAAGGCCCTCTAGCCACACCAATTGGTAAAGGTCACAGATCTTTGAACCTGACCCTAAGAAAAACATTCGGTCTGTTTGCTAATGTTCGTCCTGCCAAATCTATCGAAGGTTTCAAGACTACTTATGAAAACGTTGACTTAGTCCTTATCAGAGAAAATACTGAAGGTGAATACTCCGGTATCGAACACATAGTTTGCCCCGGTGTTGTTCAATCCATCAAATTGATTACAAGAGAGGCCTCCGAGAGAGTCATCAGATATGCTTTTGAATACGCAAGAGCCATTGGCAGACCAAGAATCATCGTGGTACATAAATCTACTATCCAGAGACTAGCTGATGGTCTTTTCGTTAGTGTTGCCAAAGAATTATCTAAGGAATACCCTGATATTACCTTTGAAACCGAACTTATCGATAACAAAGTGTTGAATGTCGTTACTAACCCATCTTCCTACACTGATGCTGTCTCTGTCTGTCCAAATCTTTACGGTGATATCCTATCTGACTTGAACTCTGGTTTGAGTGCCGGTTCTTTGGGTTTAACTCCTTCTGCGAATATTGGTCATAAAGTCTCTATCTTTGAAGCTGTTCATGGTTCTGCTCCAGATATTGCCGGAAAAGACAAAGCCAACCCAACTGCGCTACTTTTGTCCTCAGTTATGATGTTAAACCACATGGGCCTAACTTCTCATGCTGAT from Saccharomyces eubayanus strain FM1318 chromosome VIII, whole genome shotgun sequence includes the following:
- the ORT1 gene encoding Ort1p; protein product: MDDSGNKGWLEGAIRDIVNGSIAGACGKVIEFPFDTVKVRLQTQASSVFPTTWSCIKYTYQHEGIARGFFQGIASPLVGASLENAMLFVSYNQCHKLLEKHTNVSPLGEILISGGVAGSCASLVLTPVELVKCKLQVANLQSTSTKVKHTKVLPTIKAIVSERGVTGLWQGQSGTFIRESLGGIAWFATYELMKQSLKDRHTLDDPKRNENKIWELLVSGGSAGLAFNASIFPADTVKSIMQTEHISLTNAVKNIYAKFGIKGFYRGLGITLFRAVPANAAVFYIFETLSAL
- the VPS17 gene encoding retromer subunit VPS17 gives rise to the protein MASAVPYDPYDDLDNNPFAEPQEDHQPIAATADGSSSMKEEQASAEEATVSDQATSVVNSAQEELGGKENSTLSKPVTKRDGDNPILAQPLQRDILPERNDEKKKYTMLVKVSGLERFGSTTGKKDNPTIVFDCSTNLPTFRKKQYKNVKKSYEEFHQLFKYLNAAIQESFVPTLPPAYTSFGINSEEDKTKVSRNFQLWFNRVSQDPLILRNEEVAFFIESDFGTYTPINKYKSLASGLRRKTLKQLAPPYDETTELAEFRPLVKSIYVVSQNLQEKLLKVSRNRKIMVQEENAFGQDFGNLDEHNKLYKRYGKILTAVGDIDSIIATMDMATFYDGLEWVVRDSYVVKEALTNRHFIMRNLNQAQQNSKAKQEQARRFRSRRDINPMKIDEALRQLKTATKDEQVLTLKLQRITSNMLIERKQWLAWYEEWIRNSIKEFTLRKIEYERKKLTLLERVRSDIRKADENGGLSRLGRQAVSANSTDTSQTVKGDSWTGESNRKSQIPINKIAHTEFDNELFTEDDGCASQDSDTTSLNARHAASLLGMSTK
- a CDS encoding putative haloacid dehalogenase-like hydrolase, which codes for MTKLQGLEALRHIKAVVFDMDGTLCLPQPWMFPAMRNAIGLHDKSIDILHFIETLPTEKERKEACNQIEVVEAKAMNQMQPQPSLIDLMKYLTTNGISKNICTRNVGAPVETFVARFIPQEFSKFDHIITRDFKPTKPQPDPLQHIASKLNLSPSEMIMVGDSYDDMKSGRSAGCLTVLLKNHVNGHLVLENKDLVDVSIEDLSEIIKLIQNLNKSSL
- the AFI1 gene encoding Afi1p, producing MLHREINNSSSSFGAESEAFPLEVPNVSYIISAEFHNKLGPIVKYQYPKSIPGFRQSLYRESNGYTSVSTNLASLMIPSSIEQNPGKPDLTTFTLYYNRSTQCYQLFPVPKDTRLNPHQRDQSHSRSYYDVENNYDEKNKRHTIVIEDDTLESQKSYNNQEMINNDTLFFINVANAVLDTSNDRGAVIKSIAIGTPLKTFFAFKSILVSILDLYMTASSQAVSLGLLIDCFEMLNSIDLSLINKIHSKASTQDVLHSVCDESVIARIFMDLDSTLKRLFHIGGSNTNDRYGNIITFDDQFVQYHFTKFKPTTLPLYVLKIPLQFNMVKSNPIYIENDYHAVVLRFLNKFIPYLLKAGSKSNKWKLVINSTKLNKEDLCAFILSLANITATYAGDSQPYFKGSAMLVFPFMDISLVDGLRAYLTSNIDFLGSFAIIGTANPIFRYQIDIWDYYYDMDADIFYESGRTGNYKPTPRVEQKNGSKGLKKMFNKPPHSSPHSLPHSSPHSSPHAVAQNQANLGQKFISLLIGEYHDSDTMMSVLRRLNVLQLESLLNATKKRESSFDIALKDEYIVTYKDFFLFPEFFDYFTLHCIELLSTLDSCLLNLGSTRQLFTIEQTYSQFSQIFSIVKELFRMVSINKTNVEKFLNACLNYSPSRILPLAELQTDTFSKWSFEKEVNRRFNNFGSHMGTENDTHGVLFSSIDLFTHIYSFDILAVFLTFTGKDDERELLNTKSMAKKRTSFSLIAQSSSLKQLLQMTTRSNAKNSRTNGQEFGNLKESCYTNASSIVSPKLKASPLLERTATKISYNITLLLFKLECHPVGKVLLKKYLHKQFREAYEELKTRYVGANKDSGSGDRRNASSVLLSSPSTRDLISLSSNRTGMLNNLKEMSDQRESMDIETGSFRNNY